ACTAGAAAAGGATGGAAGCccgcatagcaacagaggCGCTATTTGGGAGAGCGGAGGAACAAGGACAGGAATTGAATGGGCGCGCAGCAGCCAGAAAGTGGATGCGGCTGCGCAAAGGACttgtacgggactttcaccacgcatagcaacagcgTGGATGACAGCgatgggccgatggaaattcaCCGGCAGTATAgcggtatcacaccaagtgattctGGCGGCCCAGGAGGCCTATATAAGGCGAGCAGCAAGTCAGGACATTGATCAAGTCGTCGAGTCGAGATCAAGCAATCAAGTCATCGCGTCCTGATCAGCAAGCGAAGCAACAAATATCttttggccttacgagtaaccttaagaatatttggcGCCTAGCAATCAACAAGTGCGAGCAAGTCATCGAgttataaggccttacgagtaaccttatagactctttaaaacaacaaaaaaatctaaatacaATTACAACAAGTACACAGTCAATACGAGTATCAACCCGAATCAGTGTAAAATCGCGTCTAAACATTCAACCAAAAGTCTGAAGCAGTCAAAATATGAATTATAGTGTCATGAgttatataaacatttaaccaaagGAAACCCAAAAACATAGAAATAAATTccaacatacatttatatatacattaattattgtgtcgtgatttcactggggcacaaattaaaatttgttgtgccgaaactcgccctaaagattgaaattatcctgaaggacgaaaaaggatcgttacactTGGCATATATATATGCCAAATTGCGAGAAAAAATATTGAAGTGGGCGAACTATGGCgaaatatggcgccttatgtactggacacatacatatatatgtatgaaaaaaatTGGGGACCAAAAATTTCTCTCCTTTAAGGAGGAAAAACGAattagaataagaaaatttgcGCGAAAGTAATTTGAGTTTGATTTGGAAAATCAAGggaaaaaattttatgtatgtgagtatgggtacggatgctggaggcatgtacatgtactcatatacatataatttaaaaaaaaaatcacttaGCTTGAAATATGTATGAAATTCCACCGATGCAAAAGGTTCGAGAGGATCTTggtatccggctcgaaggaccaatgtttccGTAGGGGGGTTGAATTTCCTAAGTAGGCAGCTAAATGCATTTTTCCTTAAAATGTCTTCCTTCAGAGAAATTGGGTAATGCCGCACTCTCAATTCAATGTTCTGtttattcacttgtaagtTTGACACTAAACCTAGCttaattaagagcagggcaccaagccccgcttggagcgaagtgtggggagttcttttgtGGGGAGCGATGGgcatcatcgggagagcggcgcgaggtgaaagctacCGCCTcccttaacccttgtgttgcccgtttGGGCATAAACATGCTCCCCCCCTTGCAGGAGTGCAAGACCCAGGCAGTCTAATGGCACGCTCCGGAAAGGGTCCAGCCAAAGACTGTGCGCATCGTAATCGGCCGCCGGTAGACTCCCTTCTAACATGACCTCCGTCATCACGTCCGCGCCCAGGACCAAAGACACCGACGACGGTCGGTAGAAAGTATCATCCGCCAGGACGATGCCCTCGAACGTTTTGGAGATTTGCGGTTCCACCGGAGAGCTGGAGTGCGGCAGCACAAACCATCGACCACCTTCAGGATCGCCTCCAATCGCCATCCTTCACTGATCGGGGACCGGATCACTGCTGCCAGCGCTTTCTCCGTCCCAATATTGACGGCTGTCAATTTGAAGGCCGTGGCCAGTGACGTCGCCATCGACGATACCGCCAACAAGGATCACGAGGGCCTTCACGTCGAAGGTTTTCCCTCCCGTCTCGAGACGTACCATCGCTGTTGGCATGAGATGTGGATTGCGGTGCTGCAGCAGTGTGGCCAGTGTCAGCTTAGGATCGTAGGCTTGCGTTGGTGCGACCCTTCGTCTGGAGGACTCAAGGGTGACTCGGCGTACGACGGAGCATGGAGTGCGTCGTGGCTCCTCGTGGAAGTGGAGTAGCGTCTGGTGGTCCTCCTTGCATATTCGGCACCTATCCCCGCTCAAGCAGCTTCCTCCGGAGTGTTGGTGGGCAAGGCAGTTGGCGCAGTACTTGTTTGCAAGCACTGCCCTCATCCTCTTCTCCACGTTCAGCCGCAGGAAGCGACGGCATCGCTTCAGAGGTTGGATTCCGCGACAGACTCGGCAACGGAAGGACTCAGTTCCTTGCGAACATCTGCGCTCCTCCTTCAATGCCTGTACTGAACGTGGTCTCGGAGCCATAGAAACGGGATGTAGATTGACGGATATCAGGAAGCTGCCGGGACAAATAACGAAGAAAGCGGATTAATGTAGGACTATCGAATACACATATTCCTACTGGCAGCTCGGCCTTTCTTATTTGGGAGGAAGGACCAAGTGCTGGGAGCTACTATAACTTTACGTAATGAGTTTGAATTCTTTCTCATGGAGGAAGATAGATCAGCTTTGCGACTGGACGCTTCACAATACCGCGATCGGTAAGCAGATTGACGACGCGGACGTTGCCGTCACTGCCAGGGTACGTTTGGGGGATTCGCCCGAGACGCAAAGGATGACAATTTTCCATTAAATGAATGGCGATTCATTTAATGGAAAATTGTCATCCTTAAGTACCACAagatcgcccacttcaagatttttagaAGGGAATCGCCACTTATTGCGCTTATGTAGCTCCTTCAGATACTCGTCTTTCCATTGGGTACAGAAATGCTGACTCACAGCCTTCAGACGCTGCCATCGGTTAATGATAGACGGAACCTGATCCTTGATTTCGGGTTCCGTCACGGACCGCCCACTGGGAAATGGCGTGGGGTCAAAGCTAAAGAATCGGTGGGGTCTTCAGACATAGGAGAAATCGGCCGTGAGTTCAAACAAGCCTCTACCTTAGCCAGCAGCGTAGAGAACTCTTCAAAAGTATACTTTTGGTTGGAGGTGGCCTTGTAgaacagagttttaaaactcttaactccagcctcccacaaCCCTCCCATGTGTTATGCCCCGGGAGGGCTGCTTGTTGCACGCGCCCACATGCTCGGATCACACCTGATGCGTCAATGAACGGATTCAAATTGAGAATGGTGCTGTAGACGCTGATGTTCCGTTGGGAAGTATTCACGCTAAGTGACTTGGATCAACGCCTGGAGTACTTGATTGATCTCGTTAGAGGTCACTTCCCGGAGCAATCGTTTGGAAGTTTTCGACACTTTCTGCCGAAACGGACCATATATGCTACAACTCGTAAGGTACGTGCCAGATTGGAAAAACGAGGCAGTATCTCGTTGACTGGCTTAGCGATCGCGACGTGGACCTTCACTACCAGCTTCTCCAAGGTCTGTCTAGTGGGAGTAGTGTCGTCCGCCGCCAGGACTCTTGTGGTTCCCGTAGCCATGGTGGGCCGTGCCACCACAAATCCTTGTGTACAAGTTCCTGCGCACTCAGGCCGCGGCTAGGGAGATCTGCTAGATTGTCCTCTGAACGGACGTGATTCCATGGGGCGCTATTTGTTGTCACAATTTTAGGTACCCGATTAGCGGCAAACGGTGTCCTTGTGCAGGCTGGCTTATTTAACCACGACAGTACGACGGTGGAATCTGACCAATAATATGCCTCAGCATTATCAACTGGAAGTTGTGGAAGAAATGCAGCTGCCAGTTCAGCTAGAAGCGTGGCTCCGCATAATTCAAGGCGGGGCAATGAACCGTCTTAGCTGAGGCTACCCTAGATTTCGCTGCAAGAAGGCAGCAATGCCTTGGTCATTGCTAACGCGCACGTAAATCGCAAAAACAATGAATGTCGAAATTCGGATCATGAAGAACCGATCGCGGAATTCGGATCTGGTCAAGGAAGGAGTAGCTATTTGTAAACTCCTGACACCTGTGATGAAGTTAACTGGGCAATTGATCATCCCACCCTAGCTCTTGTAGCCAAagctcttgcataaacaccttggcttgaattacaaagggagccagccagccagcgggaTCGAATAACTTGGCGATCTGCCCGAGGACTTCTCGCTTAGTATAAGCTGACTTGATATCTTGGGGCAAGATGACAAAATAGAACTCATCCGTAGTCGCTTTCCATTGGATTCCAAGTGTTTTTGCTGTGCTAGCCTCTTCGATATCGAGGAAATCAGCATTCAGCAAATGACACTTTGGGATGCAACTGAGCACGCTCTTGACATTCGATGTCCACTTGCGCAAAGGAAAGCAAGCTGAACCAAGATCGTCTTGAAGTTCATTGACCATTGCGATTGCCGTTGCTTCATTGCGAGCCCCTGCCAGgacatcatcgacatacatataagATTTGATAATATCGCTAGCCAACGGAAATTTGGATTGTACATCACTTGCGAGTTGCTGAAGTACTCGGATGGCTAAGAACGGAGCACAGTTAATGCCAAACGTGACGGTATTAATTTCGTAATCACCAAGTTGCCCCTCTTTGTTTCGGAACAGGATCCTCTGAAATGGCGTATGGATTGGGTCGACCATAATTTGgcggtacatttttgtgatgtcggcattgaaaGCTACTCGGAAAAAACGCCACTTGAGAATCTCAGTAGTGAGATCAGACTGAAGTACCGGACCAGGGTAAAGTATGTCATTGAGACTTACTCCGTTTGTGGACTTGCTAGAGGCGTTAAAAACTACCTGTACTTTTGTTGTGGTACTGTCGGGCTTGACAACTGCATGGTGtgtcaaataaaaattgttattactGCCGTCAAATGGCACCTGACGCATATGGCCCAAGTCCAAATACTCTTGCATGACGGCGTCTTACTCAGTTTTTGCCAGATTGTTTTTTAGAAGACGGCTTCCGTTTTTTTAGGAACTGAGCCAATGCCCCTGGTCTGGAATGACCAAGGTTGATGTTGGTTGGATCTCGAAACGGAAGTGAGACCGTATATCTCCCCAAAACATCGCTTCTTGTGGTCTTCTGGAAATTAACCTCGCAAACAGAATCAGAATCTTCTACCGGTTTGCCCGGTAGatcctccacctcccaaaaccttGTGAGAAGAGTTTCAAGTGCCTCCTCTCTGCTAACAGCGACCCTCGTGGTGAACGCGGCACACGAACTAACGGGGACCCCTTGCAACGGGCCTGAAATGACCCAACCGAATCTCATCT
This portion of the Drosophila willistoni isolate 14030-0811.24 unplaced genomic scaffold, UCI_dwil_1.1 Seg209, whole genome shotgun sequence genome encodes:
- the LOC124461136 gene encoding uncharacterized protein LOC124461136, coding for MFRLMKLPFQTVRAEVTGINGKVNRTLKVCHISIRSSHGPPVQIEIEAFVLSQVADDLPSYTIAQATLEGMPNIPLADPSFRLKAKIDLLLGIDVIPAVTLSGIQTEVCGSLMAQEMRFGWVISGPLQGVPVSSCAAFTTRVAVSREEALETLLTRFWEVEDLPGKPVEDSDSVCEVNFQKTTRSDVLGRYTVSLPFRDPTNINLGHSRPGALAQFLKKRKPSSKKQSGKN